Proteins found in one Chthoniobacterales bacterium genomic segment:
- a CDS encoding SDR family oxidoreductase gives MEKISTTRSIAGNWTFAEMPPQHERSVVVTGTGGIGFHTALELARAGAEVIIAGRNIHKGAEAIAKIRSAVPAANVRFERVDLASLESVADFGARLRSQRGSLDVLINNAAVMNPPKRRETADGFELQLGTNYLGHFALTAQLMPLLCEGAHPRVVTLSSIAARGGAIRFDDLQAERSYRPMRSYSQSKLACLMFALELQRRSEAGRWGVASIAAHPGISRTDLIHNGAGRRSFQGVARSLLWFLFQPASHGAWPSLFAATSPDARGGGYYGPAGFAEMRGAPTEAVIPKQALDVEAASRLWEISGRLSGVTIPASAWRLP, from the coding sequence ATGGAAAAGATATCGACGACTCGGAGTATCGCTGGAAACTGGACGTTCGCGGAAATGCCCCCTCAGCATGAGCGGTCGGTCGTCGTGACCGGCACGGGTGGAATCGGATTTCACACGGCCCTGGAGCTCGCGCGTGCGGGTGCGGAGGTAATCATCGCGGGGCGGAATATCCACAAGGGCGCGGAAGCGATCGCGAAGATCCGCAGCGCGGTGCCGGCGGCGAACGTCCGCTTCGAGCGGGTTGATCTGGCCAGCCTCGAGTCCGTGGCGGATTTTGGCGCGAGGCTCCGGAGCCAGCGGGGCAGTCTTGACGTGCTGATCAACAACGCCGCCGTGATGAACCCGCCGAAGCGCCGGGAAACGGCGGACGGGTTCGAGCTGCAGCTAGGCACCAACTATCTCGGCCACTTCGCGCTCACGGCGCAGCTCATGCCGCTGCTGTGCGAGGGGGCGCATCCGCGAGTGGTCACGCTGTCGAGCATTGCCGCACGCGGCGGGGCGATCCGTTTCGACGATCTGCAGGCGGAGCGGAGCTATCGGCCGATGCGATCCTACAGCCAATCGAAGCTGGCATGCCTGATGTTTGCGCTGGAACTCCAGCGGCGGAGCGAGGCGGGGCGGTGGGGCGTCGCCAGCATCGCCGCGCACCCCGGCATATCGCGCACCGATCTCATCCACAACGGCGCCGGACGCAGGAGTTTTCAGGGAGTGGCGCGCAGCCTCCTGTGGTTTCTTTTTCAGCCTGCGTCCCACGGAGCATGGCCCTCGCTGTTCGCCGCTACCTCGCCGGATGCGAGGGGAGGCGGCTACTACGGGCCGGCGGGCTTCGCGGAAATGCGAGGCGCGCCCACGGAGGCGGTGATTCCGAAACAAGCGCTCGATGTCGAGGCGGCGTCCCGGCTGTGGGAAATCTCCGGGCGCCTCTCGGGCGTGACGATCCCGGCATCCGCTTGGAGATTGCCGTGA
- a CDS encoding TetR/AcrR family transcriptional regulator, translated as MARPKSTDKRTAIMDAATRVIVAQGLSAPTATIAKEAGVSNGSLFTYFETKADLFNQLYLEIKSDMAAAALADLPAKAALRKQAFHVWSNWMEWATSNPGKRRVVAQLSVSDQITPESRAAGSRIMAGFIDLMEQMRVTGSLRNSPMSFAGAIMNSLADATMDYMISDPANAKEHCKVGFEAFWRAIH; from the coding sequence GTGGCCCGTCCGAAAAGCACCGACAAGCGCACCGCTATCATGGACGCGGCTACTCGTGTGATCGTCGCTCAGGGCCTGAGCGCGCCGACCGCGACGATCGCGAAGGAGGCGGGTGTTTCGAACGGCTCGCTATTCACCTATTTCGAGACGAAGGCGGATTTGTTCAACCAGCTCTATCTCGAGATCAAATCCGACATGGCGGCTGCGGCTCTCGCGGATCTCCCGGCAAAAGCCGCGCTTCGCAAGCAAGCGTTCCACGTCTGGTCGAACTGGATGGAGTGGGCCACCTCCAATCCCGGAAAACGCCGCGTGGTGGCGCAGCTGAGTGTTTCGGATCAGATCACGCCGGAGAGCCGCGCCGCCGGCTCCCGGATCATGGCGGGTTTCATCGATTTAATGGAGCAGATGCGGGTCACCGGCTCGCTGCGAAACTCTCCGATGAGTTTTGCCGGTGCGATTATGAACTCTCTCGCCGACGCGACGATGGATTACATGATCAGCGACCCCGCGAATGCGAAGGAGCATTGCAAGGTCGGATTCGAGGCCTTCTGGCGGGCCATTCATTGA
- a CDS encoding YifB family Mg chelatase-like AAA ATPase, which translates to MLTRVFSAALRGVDALEVTVEVNAGSGDPVRVVVGLPDASVRESRDRVTTAIANSGLRWPRQRTTVNLAPADLKKEGPSFDLPIAIGMVTVADGADVPRLDRCLIAGELGLNGEVRPIRGALPIALEARRRGKKAVILPLANAAEAAVVAGVDVFGVRSLREAYEFLTRQKELAPTAADFGEDAPSVDALDFAEVKGQVLVKRAIEVAVAGNHALLLIGPPGSGKSMLSKRIPTIMPPITLEEAIETTKVHSVSGALAGDGFCRVRPFRSPHHTISDVGLIGGSTNPSPGELSMAHNGVLFLDELPEFKRSTLEVLRQPLEDRKVTVSRAAGTVVFPANVMLIAAMNPCPCGYFGDPKRECRCSPRQVENYRNRISGPLLDRIDIHVETPAVEFRDLSSDERAEPSEAIRERVVAARTVQAKRFSSGHARTNAGMTHGQLKTHCKLDAEGTEMLRLAMTELQLSARAYDRILKVSRTIADLAEAATIRPEHVAEAIQYRTLDRNLWR; encoded by the coding sequence ATGCTCACAAGGGTGTTCTCCGCGGCGCTTCGAGGCGTCGACGCGCTGGAGGTGACGGTGGAAGTCAACGCCGGCTCGGGCGATCCCGTGCGCGTCGTGGTGGGCCTGCCGGACGCCTCGGTGCGCGAAAGCCGCGACCGCGTGACCACGGCGATCGCCAATAGCGGCCTGCGCTGGCCCCGCCAGCGGACGACCGTGAACCTCGCTCCCGCGGACCTTAAAAAGGAGGGGCCGAGCTTCGATCTGCCCATCGCCATCGGCATGGTGACCGTCGCGGACGGCGCCGACGTCCCGAGGCTCGACCGCTGCCTCATCGCCGGCGAACTCGGTCTCAATGGCGAAGTGCGCCCGATTCGGGGCGCATTGCCGATCGCGCTCGAGGCGCGCCGGCGAGGCAAGAAGGCCGTGATCCTTCCGCTCGCGAACGCCGCCGAGGCGGCGGTGGTTGCCGGCGTCGATGTGTTCGGCGTGCGCAGCCTCCGCGAGGCCTACGAATTCCTCACCCGCCAGAAGGAACTCGCCCCGACGGCGGCCGATTTCGGCGAAGACGCGCCATCCGTCGATGCGCTCGACTTTGCAGAGGTGAAGGGACAGGTGCTCGTGAAACGCGCGATCGAGGTCGCCGTTGCCGGAAACCACGCCCTGTTGTTGATCGGTCCGCCCGGCAGCGGAAAATCGATGCTCTCGAAGCGCATCCCGACGATCATGCCGCCGATCACGCTCGAGGAGGCCATCGAGACCACGAAGGTCCACAGCGTGAGCGGCGCGCTTGCCGGCGACGGCTTCTGTCGCGTGCGCCCGTTTCGCTCGCCGCACCACACCATCTCCGACGTCGGCCTCATCGGCGGCTCCACGAATCCCTCGCCCGGCGAGTTGAGCATGGCCCACAATGGCGTGTTGTTTCTCGACGAACTCCCCGAATTCAAGCGTTCGACGCTGGAGGTCCTGCGCCAGCCGCTCGAGGATCGGAAAGTGACGGTTAGCCGTGCCGCGGGCACGGTCGTTTTCCCGGCGAACGTGATGCTGATCGCGGCGATGAATCCCTGCCCCTGCGGTTATTTCGGCGATCCGAAAAGAGAGTGCCGCTGCTCGCCGCGGCAGGTGGAAAATTACCGGAATCGCATCTCCGGTCCCCTGCTCGACCGCATCGACATCCACGTCGAGACGCCCGCGGTGGAGTTCAGGGATCTCAGCAGCGACGAGCGCGCCGAGCCTTCCGAAGCCATTCGCGAGCGCGTCGTGGCCGCCCGCACCGTGCAGGCGAAACGGTTTTCCAGTGGCCATGCCCGAACGAATGCCGGCATGACCCACGGGCAGCTCAAGACCCACTGCAAGCTCGACGCCGAAGGCACCGAAATGCTCCGCCTCGCGATGACCGAACTCCAGCTCAGCGCCCGCGCCTACGACCGCATCCTGAAAGTCTCGCGCACGATCGCGGATCTCGCGGAGGCCGCAACGATTCGCCCCGAACATGTCGCGGAAGCGATCCAATACCGCACGTTGGATCGCAATCTCTGGCGGTGA
- a CDS encoding adenylate/guanylate cyclase domain-containing protein, with protein MPFIASIASRIFGLAVGLVLLMILLVAFLLWQVTVLSSELQQISSYFAPLDRVLNNLNEVGLRRRIAFERLLGGLTTTADRAEAIADASRSYETYTALAAQQIENAQQLLAHPPPVAEEGPMLIRLRALLDQIDASFEIVTTRQAEILDLVRRGELSRGVDLLRLLDDYQALLQTQRSDVQKLTADMIAALSAGSARKHAHIFWTTVIATFTSVLLGLTVAALTTRRLVEPVRSLIRGLATVEGGDLSIELPVRSSDEIGRLTQSFNYFIGELRRKEELRRTFGKYIDPRILDRVLAGPDAAPLAGERQVMAVSFGDLVGFTNIGEQLTPAGVVNLLNQHFTLQAEAIQACHGVVDKFMGDAVMAFWGDPFIGGGNRALLSCRSALAQVRAVEEIQRRLPEITGLRKNLPRVDARIGISTGEVVVGNIGSENTQSYTVIGDSVNLAARLEAANRFYGTQILICESTRREAGDAIVAREIDTLVVHGKEEPTTAFSLVGLRDEVSLDDLRLCEHSTTALAAYRLRHWDDAEEALQACLELRPDDRPSLVLKNRIQKLRENPPPPDWKGEWELHRK; from the coding sequence ATGCCGTTCATCGCGAGTATCGCGTCCCGCATTTTCGGTCTCGCGGTGGGGCTGGTGCTGCTCATGATCCTGCTGGTGGCCTTCCTGCTCTGGCAGGTCACCGTCCTCAGCAGCGAATTGCAGCAGATCTCCAGTTACTTCGCGCCGCTCGACCGCGTTCTCAACAACCTCAACGAGGTCGGTCTGCGGCGGCGCATCGCCTTTGAGCGGCTGCTGGGAGGATTGACGACTACCGCGGACCGCGCGGAAGCCATTGCCGATGCGTCCAGGAGCTACGAAACATATACCGCTCTTGCGGCCCAGCAGATCGAGAATGCGCAGCAGCTTCTGGCTCACCCGCCGCCCGTTGCCGAAGAGGGCCCCATGCTCATCCGGCTCCGCGCGCTTCTCGACCAGATCGATGCGAGCTTCGAGATCGTCACAACGCGTCAGGCGGAGATTCTTGACCTCGTGCGGAGGGGCGAGCTCTCCCGCGGTGTCGATCTCCTGCGCCTGCTCGACGATTATCAGGCTCTGCTCCAGACCCAGCGCAGCGATGTGCAGAAACTCACGGCGGATATGATCGCCGCCCTGTCAGCAGGATCGGCGCGGAAGCACGCCCACATTTTCTGGACAACGGTGATTGCGACATTCACGTCGGTGCTCCTGGGTCTCACCGTCGCCGCCCTGACCACGCGCCGTCTCGTCGAGCCGGTGCGTTCTCTCATTCGCGGCCTCGCCACCGTCGAGGGAGGGGATCTCAGCATCGAGCTTCCCGTTCGCTCCTCCGATGAAATTGGGCGGCTCACGCAATCGTTCAATTACTTCATTGGCGAACTCCGTCGCAAAGAGGAGCTTCGGCGGACATTTGGAAAATACATCGATCCTCGCATTCTCGATCGGGTGCTGGCGGGCCCGGACGCGGCACCGTTGGCAGGGGAGCGGCAGGTGATGGCGGTTTCCTTCGGAGACCTCGTTGGCTTCACCAACATCGGTGAGCAGCTGACGCCGGCCGGGGTCGTGAATCTTCTCAATCAACACTTCACTCTCCAGGCCGAGGCCATCCAGGCCTGCCATGGCGTGGTCGATAAGTTTATGGGCGATGCGGTGATGGCATTCTGGGGCGATCCGTTTATTGGCGGGGGAAATCGGGCCCTCCTTTCGTGCCGGTCCGCGCTCGCCCAGGTGCGGGCGGTTGAAGAGATTCAGCGCCGGCTTCCCGAGATTACGGGGCTGCGAAAGAATCTGCCCCGCGTGGACGCACGCATCGGCATCAGCACCGGTGAGGTCGTCGTGGGGAACATCGGCTCGGAAAATACGCAGAGTTACACGGTCATCGGCGACAGCGTGAACCTTGCTGCGCGACTCGAGGCCGCAAACCGTTTCTACGGCACCCAGATCTTGATCTGCGAGTCGACGCGGCGGGAGGCTGGCGACGCGATTGTCGCGCGAGAAATCGACACTCTCGTCGTGCATGGAAAGGAAGAGCCGACCACGGCATTTTCCCTTGTCGGACTCCGCGATGAGGTCTCTTTGGATGACCTCAGACTCTGCGAGCATTCGACGACCGCTCTCGCCGCCTACCGCTTGCGCCACTGGGACGACGCTGAGGAGGCGCTTCAGGCCTGTCTGGAGCTGCGTCCTGACGATCGCCCTTCCCTCGTTCTTAAAAACCGTATTCAGAAGCTCCGCGAGAATCCTCCGCCGCCCGATTGGAAGGGTGAATGGGAACTTCATCGGAAGTAG
- a CDS encoding polyphosphate kinase 2 family protein, which yields MKTRKVIAAARRFSQPYRVTNGKKFRLADIDPGDTGELKSEDKPRAKAALQTGIEALAELQDTLYAQDRWSILLVFQAMDAAGKDGTIKHVMSGVNPQGCQVSSFKSPSNEDLDHDYLWRCVKELPQRGRIGIFNRSYYEETLVVRVHPEFLAGQKLPKKCVTKHIWKERFEDIRNFESYLHRNGTIVRKFFLHVSKDEQQRRFLDRLDRPEKNWKFSSNDAKERGHWDEYMKAYEAMIRATATKESPWYVVPADNKWFTRVIVAAAVIDALASLDLHYPQVSPAKLEELAEARRLLVGGE from the coding sequence ATGAAAACTCGCAAGGTCATCGCCGCCGCCCGTCGTTTCTCCCAGCCCTACCGCGTGACGAACGGAAAAAAGTTCCGCCTCGCGGATATCGATCCTGGTGATACGGGCGAGCTGAAATCCGAGGATAAGCCGCGTGCGAAGGCCGCGCTGCAGACGGGCATCGAGGCCCTCGCGGAGTTGCAGGACACGCTCTACGCGCAGGACCGATGGTCGATCCTCCTCGTCTTCCAGGCGATGGACGCCGCGGGCAAGGACGGCACGATCAAGCACGTGATGTCGGGCGTGAATCCGCAGGGCTGCCAGGTCTCGTCGTTCAAGAGCCCGTCGAACGAAGACCTCGACCACGACTACCTCTGGCGGTGTGTGAAAGAGCTTCCCCAGCGCGGGCGGATCGGCATTTTCAACCGCAGCTACTACGAGGAGACGCTCGTCGTGCGCGTCCATCCGGAATTTCTGGCGGGCCAGAAACTGCCGAAGAAATGCGTGACAAAGCACATCTGGAAAGAGCGCTTCGAGGACATCCGAAACTTCGAGAGCTACCTCCATCGCAACGGCACGATCGTGCGAAAGTTTTTCCTCCACGTCTCGAAGGACGAGCAGCAGCGCCGCTTTCTCGACCGGCTCGACCGGCCGGAGAAGAACTGGAAGTTCTCGTCGAACGACGCGAAGGAGCGCGGCCACTGGGACGAATACATGAAGGCCTATGAGGCGATGATCCGCGCCACGGCGACGAAGGAATCGCCTTGGTATGTGGTGCCGGCGGACAACAAGTGGTTCACGCGGGTGATCGTCGCCGCGGCGGTGATCGATGCGCTGGCCTCGCTCGATTTGCACTACCCGCAGGTGAGTCCGGCGAAGCTCGAAGAGCTGGCCGAGGCGCGGCGGCTGCTCGTGGGCGGGGAGTGA
- a CDS encoding DUF3302 domain-containing protein, with amino-acid sequence MDGLSYFALAILFFVVLVLAYGLIAIHDIPYNIAKARNHPHADAIHAGGWVSLFTLHAIWPFLWLWAYAYHPEHGYAGKPADKTAPPSPGAKDDHVAALQSRIAELEAELATAKTPKSE; translated from the coding sequence ATGGATGGTCTCAGCTATTTCGCCCTCGCGATCCTCTTTTTCGTCGTGCTGGTGCTCGCCTACGGGTTGATCGCGATCCACGACATCCCCTACAACATCGCCAAGGCGCGGAATCACCCGCACGCGGATGCGATCCATGCCGGCGGCTGGGTGAGCCTGTTCACGCTGCACGCCATCTGGCCGTTTCTCTGGTTGTGGGCCTACGCCTATCATCCCGAGCACGGCTATGCCGGGAAACCCGCCGACAAGACCGCGCCTCCCTCGCCGGGAGCGAAGGATGATCACGTCGCCGCGCTGCAAAGCCGCATCGCGGAACTCGAGGCCGAACTCGCCACCGCCAAAACGCCGAAATCCGAGTAA